One Gammaproteobacteria bacterium DNA segment encodes these proteins:
- a CDS encoding SMP-30/gluconolactonase/LRE family protein, protein SRHAIVLGVDEQGTVVHNLQDPDGAYAVITGVRQYDGYLYFGSLADPAIARLRLSDD, encoded by the coding sequence TCACGCCATGCGATCGTCCTGGGAGTGGACGAGCAGGGCACCGTCGTGCACAACCTTCAGGATCCCGACGGCGCGTATGCAGTCATCACCGGCGTCCGCCAATACGACGGGTACCTGTATTTCGGCAGCCTCGCCGACCCTGCGATTGCACGGCTGCGCCTCTCCGACGACTGA